The following coding sequences are from one Deltaproteobacteria bacterium window:
- a CDS encoding carbon-nitrogen hydrolase family protein, with translation MRKKILGGRDKVKVAVVQASPVFMDKERTIEKACALIKEAGRNNAELIAFSESFIPAYPAYYTLGYETPPHEWTDYMIALQENSVIIPSEDTEILGGAAKEAGAYVVIGCCELDDRAGSQTVYNTLLFIDKDGQVLGRHRKTMPTYTERIYWGMGDASDIRVFDTDIGRIGGLICWENHMTLIRAAMIHRGVEFHVAVWPGNWKRGEEKLLDADTSPGGALCNLQSLIKVHAFEAGAFVLSGCGYLDSGDFPEKWHYIRDGNHINYDWACGGSSIVNPAGRYLAEPSFEKDAVLYAECHANQIKAVKAVFDSLGHYSRWDIARLALREEPWGPEISTNETHSSRIPDLPESELKRISDQYEISIKDLESIIKEVGHIKN, from the coding sequence ATGAGAAAAAAAATACTCGGCGGAAGAGATAAGGTAAAAGTCGCTGTGGTCCAGGCGTCTCCTGTGTTTATGGACAAGGAAAGGACCATAGAAAAGGCGTGTGCGCTCATTAAGGAAGCCGGCAGAAACAATGCGGAGCTTATAGCATTCTCCGAGTCCTTTATTCCGGCTTATCCCGCCTATTACACCCTCGGCTACGAAACTCCGCCGCACGAATGGACGGATTACATGATAGCTCTTCAGGAAAATTCCGTGATCATTCCGAGCGAAGACACAGAGATTTTAGGCGGGGCCGCGAAGGAGGCCGGTGCCTACGTCGTGATAGGCTGCTGCGAGCTGGACGACAGGGCCGGAAGCCAGACTGTCTATAATACGCTTCTCTTCATAGACAAGGACGGCCAGGTACTGGGCCGTCACAGGAAAACCATGCCCACCTACACTGAGAGAATCTATTGGGGCATGGGAGATGCAAGCGACATAAGGGTATTCGACACCGACATAGGACGCATCGGAGGGCTTATATGCTGGGAAAACCATATGACCCTTATAAGGGCCGCAATGATTCACAGGGGTGTCGAGTTTCACGTCGCCGTATGGCCGGGGAACTGGAAAAGGGGAGAGGAAAAACTGCTGGACGCGGATACGAGCCCCGGGGGGGCGCTCTGCAATCTGCAGTCACTCATAAAGGTACACGCTTTTGAGGCGGGCGCATTCGTTTTGAGCGGATGCGGGTATCTGGATTCCGGGGATTTTCCGGAAAAATGGCATTATATCAGGGACGGGAATCATATTAACTACGACTGGGCCTGCGGGGGAAGCTCGATCGTAAACCCGGCGGGCAGATACCTGGCCGAACCCAGCTTCGAGAAAGACGCGGTCCTTTACGCGGAATGCCACGCAAACCAGATAAAGGCCGTAAAAGCGGTATTCGATTCACTTGGTCACTATTCCCGGTGGGATATCGCCCGGCTCGCACTCAGAGAAGAACCCTGGGGGCCGGAAATCTCAACAAATGAAACACATTCCAGCCGTATTCCGGATCTGCCCGAAAGCGAGCTTAAGAGGATTTCCGATCAATACGAGATCAGCATCAAAGATCTGGAATCTATCATTAAAGAAGTCGGACACATAAAAAACTAG
- a CDS encoding phosphomannomutase/phosphoglucomutase: MPHINSQIFREYDIRGIVDEDLNEDVLERIGRAYGTYIKNYGASTVSVGRDCRLSSPEYAKAMTRGINSTGINVIDIGMVSTPMLYFSLYNLDVGGGVMITASHNPGEYNGIKLSRGRDSVFGKEIQKIREIAERGEFASGSGSYSDTSVEEKYVEFLKENLDIKPGIRVGVDYGNGMVGIIGPRVFREFGCELTELYVKPDGTFPNHHPDPTVVENLNELIRTVKDNELELGIGFDGDGDRIGVVDEKGRIIWGDMLVLIYAMDVISRIPGAKIIGDVKCSNRLFNSINEAGGESIMWKTGHSLIKDKMKVENASLAGEMSGHIFFADKFFGYDDALYAALRLLEIISKTGKSVSELLEDVPPAVSTPEIRVDCPESIKFEVVEKVKEELMKDHKVVDTDGVRIEFPDGWGLIRASNTQPALVLRFEAQTEGRLKEIRNIIENELRTAMNELSA, from the coding sequence ATGCCGCATATAAATTCGCAGATTTTCAGGGAATACGATATAAGGGGGATAGTGGACGAAGACCTGAACGAGGACGTGCTGGAAAGGATAGGCAGGGCCTACGGCACTTATATAAAAAATTACGGCGCAAGCACTGTGTCCGTAGGCAGAGACTGCAGGCTGAGCTCGCCCGAATACGCTAAGGCAATGACAAGGGGCATCAATTCGACCGGAATAAACGTGATAGACATTGGCATGGTAAGCACACCCATGCTGTACTTCTCACTCTACAACTTGGATGTCGGCGGAGGGGTAATGATCACGGCAAGCCATAATCCCGGTGAGTACAACGGGATAAAGCTCTCCCGCGGCAGGGACTCGGTGTTCGGTAAAGAGATACAGAAGATAAGGGAGATTGCCGAAAGGGGAGAATTCGCTTCAGGCTCGGGCTCATACAGTGATACGAGTGTCGAGGAGAAATACGTCGAATTTTTGAAGGAGAATCTGGATATCAAACCCGGGATAAGGGTAGGAGTGGATTACGGAAACGGCATGGTGGGTATTATCGGGCCGAGAGTGTTCAGGGAGTTCGGATGTGAATTGACCGAGCTTTATGTGAAGCCCGACGGCACGTTTCCAAACCATCACCCTGACCCGACAGTAGTGGAAAACCTGAATGAGTTAATAAGGACCGTGAAAGATAACGAGCTTGAGCTCGGAATCGGTTTTGACGGCGACGGTGACAGGATAGGAGTCGTCGATGAGAAGGGCCGGATAATATGGGGCGACATGCTGGTGCTGATTTACGCGATGGACGTGATTTCGCGAATTCCCGGTGCGAAAATAATAGGAGACGTCAAGTGTTCCAACCGGCTTTTTAACTCTATCAACGAGGCGGGCGGGGAGTCGATAATGTGGAAAACCGGGCATTCCCTGATCAAGGATAAAATGAAAGTAGAGAACGCCTCTCTTGCCGGGGAGATGAGCGGACATATATTCTTTGCAGATAAATTCTTCGGCTACGATGACGCGCTTTATGCCGCGCTTCGCCTGCTGGAAATTATTTCAAAGACCGGAAAAAGCGTATCAGAGCTTTTGGAAGATGTACCCCCGGCAGTCTCAACCCCGGAAATTCGGGTCGATTGCCCTGAATCTATAAAGTTCGAGGTGGTTGAGAAGGTTAAAGAGGAGCTGATGAAGGATCATAAGGTGGTGGATACAGACGGTGTGAGAATAGAATTTCCGGACGGGTGGGGTCTAATCAGGGCTTCCAACACTCAGCCGGCTCTCGTTCTCAGGTTCGAGGCGCAGACAGAGGGACGTCTCAAGGAAATACGTAATATTATCGAGAATGAGCTGAGAACGGCTATGAATGAATTATCCGCCTGA
- the trpE gene encoding anthranilate synthase component I translates to MIFPSLGEFKKKLKKGNLIPVWKEVLADFDTPVSAFRKIETGDYAFLLESVEGGEKWGRYSFLGTEPSIIFRSKGTDIEIIEDGKLTNRKGDPFDCMRELLSRYKPVTTDELPRFHGGAVGYFGYDIVRFVEDLPDENEDELKLWDSLFMITDSVLVFDNVNHKIKIIYNAYVSHPERAEEAYGYAVEKIENIITKLRTAVSPYRKENENSKKINTTELESNFTPEDFREAVKKTKEYIKAGDIIQAVISQRWKTGLDVDQFDLYRALRVLNPSPYMFYLKTDTETLVGSSPEVMVRVEDDEVVSRPIAGTRPRGGTETEDRKLEKELLADPKERAEHIMLVDLARNDLGRISITGSVEVDELMTIERYSHVIHIVSNVVSRLRPDKDAFDVIKATFPAGTLSGAPKVRAMEIIEELEPSRRGAYGGAVGYFSFSGNMDTCITIRTFVIKDGVIFIQAGAGIVADSDPEREYQETVNKVKALVKAVEAAKTGL, encoded by the coding sequence ATGATTTTCCCTTCCCTCGGTGAGTTTAAAAAGAAGTTAAAAAAGGGGAATCTTATCCCTGTCTGGAAAGAGGTTTTAGCGGATTTCGATACCCCTGTATCGGCCTTCAGGAAGATCGAGACAGGGGATTACGCCTTTCTTCTCGAAAGTGTGGAGGGAGGAGAGAAATGGGGAAGATACAGCTTCCTCGGAACCGAGCCGTCCATCATATTCAGGTCGAAGGGTACCGATATTGAAATAATCGAGGACGGGAAATTAACGAATAGGAAGGGAGACCCGTTTGATTGCATGAGAGAGCTTCTCTCGAGGTATAAGCCCGTTACGACCGATGAGCTGCCGAGATTTCACGGAGGCGCCGTAGGATATTTCGGCTACGATATAGTAAGGTTCGTAGAAGACCTGCCCGACGAAAATGAAGATGAGCTCAAGCTCTGGGATTCTCTTTTTATGATTACCGACTCGGTGCTCGTATTCGATAACGTCAACCACAAAATCAAGATTATTTACAACGCTTATGTCTCACACCCCGAAAGGGCCGAGGAAGCCTACGGCTACGCGGTAGAAAAGATAGAGAACATTATTACGAAACTGCGAACGGCGGTTTCCCCCTACCGGAAAGAGAACGAAAATTCAAAGAAAATTAACACGACGGAGCTTGAATCCAATTTCACACCAGAGGACTTCAGAGAGGCGGTTAAGAAGACCAAGGAATATATCAAAGCGGGGGACATAATCCAGGCCGTTATTTCGCAGCGCTGGAAGACCGGGCTCGATGTCGATCAGTTCGACCTCTACAGAGCGCTCAGGGTGCTGAACCCCTCTCCTTATATGTTCTACCTGAAAACGGACACTGAAACGCTCGTAGGCTCCTCACCCGAGGTCATGGTACGGGTGGAGGACGACGAGGTCGTAAGCCGCCCGATTGCCGGAACCAGGCCGAGGGGCGGAACGGAGACCGAAGACAGGAAACTTGAGAAAGAGCTTCTTGCAGACCCTAAAGAACGGGCGGAGCACATCATGCTCGTCGATCTTGCGAGAAACGATCTGGGGAGAATATCGATAACGGGAAGTGTCGAAGTGGATGAGCTCATGACGATTGAGAGATATTCCCACGTTATACATATCGTCTCCAACGTCGTGTCCAGGCTCCGTCCGGACAAGGACGCCTTCGATGTGATTAAAGCTACTTTTCCCGCAGGTACTCTATCAGGCGCTCCCAAGGTAAGGGCAATGGAGATAATAGAGGAACTCGAGCCGAGCAGACGGGGGGCTTACGGAGGGGCCGTCGGTTATTTCAGTTTTTCAGGCAACATGGACACTTGTATAACAATAAGAACCTTCGTAATAAAGGATGGTGTAATCTTTATACAGGCGGGCGCGGGCATAGTAGCGGACTCGGACCCGGAAAGGGAATATCAGGAAACCGTCAACAAGGTGAAAGCCCTCGTAAAGGCGGTCGAAGCGGCAAAGACGGGCTTGTGA
- a CDS encoding aminodeoxychorismate/anthranilate synthase component II, with the protein MILMIDNYDSFTYNLVHYLAELGEEVTVNRNDKISLEEVGELNPDMIVISPGPCTPKEAGISVDVIREFAGRLPILGVCLGHQSIAYAYGAEIIRAGRLLHGKTSQIHHDGKGIFRDIPDPFEATRYHSLLVGKDTIPETFEISAWTEEGEIMGLRHKEHLLEGVQFHPESILTKHGKDILRNFISIAGEKKQQG; encoded by the coding sequence ATGATATTAATGATAGACAATTACGATTCATTTACCTACAACCTCGTTCACTACCTGGCCGAGCTGGGCGAAGAAGTGACGGTGAACCGTAACGACAAAATAAGCCTTGAGGAAGTGGGCGAGCTTAATCCCGATATGATAGTCATCTCTCCCGGACCGTGCACGCCTAAAGAGGCCGGTATTTCGGTTGATGTGATAAGGGAATTCGCGGGTCGCCTGCCCATTCTCGGAGTCTGCCTCGGTCATCAGTCTATCGCCTATGCTTACGGGGCGGAAATTATACGCGCCGGGAGACTCCTTCACGGGAAAACCTCTCAAATACACCATGACGGCAAGGGGATATTCAGAGATATACCCGATCCGTTTGAAGCCACAAGATACCACTCCCTTCTGGTCGGTAAAGACACCATACCAGAGACATTTGAAATTTCCGCATGGACCGAGGAGGGAGAAATTATGGGACTAAGGCACAAGGAGCACCTGCTCGAAGGGGTGCAGTTCCATCCCGAATCCATACTCACGAAGCACGGAAAAGATATACTCCGCAATTTTATTTCGATTGCCGGAGAGAAGAAGCAACAAGGGTAA
- a CDS encoding AMP-binding protein has protein sequence MLLLFKPRDKKYIGEGTLPFGTFDDTGKWKPITRYLEKGAEMFPDKTMFRVADRDGNLVEDYTYKETNNRANQVANGLINDYQIIKGDRVGIYMLNSSEYIVSIIAIHKAGAVQVPINKDEKGERLGYIINYSEMKSLVVDKESLPIVEQIAGDLNHLKNIFVTGDGKDLPEETAGIEVLPFNTFSQFSDENPGVDIKTSDVERCMFTSGTTGMPKGVSRNHGGVVLTVRGYLQQQGVRSEDVLMSVLTLGHANAQVMCLFTAIGAGATAVFYPRFSASNFWKWAAECGATCINMLGAVAEYLWAAEPTEWDKKHKIRMVLSGPAPRNLNEFQERFNTRTIDGYGSTEMGMVLWKDPEDTRPGSSGYPMEGYYVELRDPEDTSKVLRPFWDPEEHPKPPDETKGLLFIKPFIPHTTLNEYFKDERRTREAFDDDGFFNSDDLFARGIDGRYYFQGRFSRIRVSGENVDPIAVQDVANQYEPIQEAIAVGIRLPDVSDDEIKLNVTLKKGAEFDPVEFSKWMAERAPVFMVPRFIEVYEDGFPVTATQKIRVAEIKEITEKTWDRNKTGLKFRAR, from the coding sequence ATGCTTTTATTATTCAAGCCGCGTGATAAAAAATATATCGGGGAGGGGACCCTCCCGTTCGGCACTTTCGACGACACTGGCAAATGGAAGCCTATAACCAGGTACCTTGAAAAAGGCGCCGAAATGTTCCCGGACAAAACTATGTTCAGGGTAGCCGACAGGGACGGAAATCTGGTTGAAGACTATACCTATAAAGAGACAAACAACCGGGCCAATCAGGTTGCCAACGGACTGATAAATGATTACCAAATTATCAAAGGCGATAGAGTAGGCATATACATGCTTAATTCCTCCGAGTATATCGTATCTATTATCGCAATACACAAGGCGGGCGCTGTGCAGGTACCCATAAATAAGGACGAAAAAGGGGAAAGGCTCGGATACATAATCAATTACTCCGAGATGAAATCGTTAGTGGTCGATAAGGAGAGCCTCCCGATAGTCGAGCAGATCGCAGGCGATCTGAACCACCTGAAGAACATATTCGTAACAGGAGACGGTAAGGACCTTCCGGAAGAGACTGCCGGCATTGAGGTATTGCCTTTCAACACATTTAGTCAATTTTCCGACGAGAATCCGGGTGTGGACATAAAAACATCCGACGTCGAGCGGTGTATGTTCACCTCTGGCACTACCGGCATGCCCAAAGGCGTTTCCAGAAACCACGGCGGGGTCGTACTCACAGTACGGGGATACCTCCAGCAACAAGGGGTAAGGAGTGAAGACGTATTGATGAGTGTTTTAACCCTGGGCCATGCCAACGCTCAGGTGATGTGTCTCTTCACCGCGATAGGCGCCGGAGCTACTGCGGTTTTCTATCCCCGTTTTTCGGCATCGAATTTCTGGAAGTGGGCGGCCGAGTGCGGGGCCACATGCATTAATATGCTCGGAGCGGTTGCCGAGTACCTATGGGCTGCGGAGCCCACGGAGTGGGACAAGAAGCATAAAATAAGGATGGTGCTGTCAGGGCCCGCGCCGCGAAACTTAAATGAGTTCCAGGAGCGTTTCAACACACGCACCATAGACGGATACGGCTCGACCGAAATGGGAATGGTGCTCTGGAAAGACCCCGAAGACACGCGTCCCGGCTCGTCCGGCTATCCTATGGAAGGGTATTACGTGGAGCTGAGAGACCCGGAAGACACGAGCAAAGTCTTGCGTCCGTTCTGGGACCCGGAGGAACATCCGAAGCCGCCCGATGAAACCAAAGGTCTTCTATTTATAAAACCCTTTATACCGCATACCACGTTAAACGAGTACTTCAAGGATGAAAGGCGCACCAGGGAAGCCTTTGATGACGACGGTTTTTTCAATTCGGATGACCTGTTCGCCAGGGGAATTGACGGCAGGTATTACTTTCAGGGCAGATTCAGCAGAATACGCGTCTCGGGCGAAAACGTTGACCCTATCGCAGTACAGGATGTCGCAAACCAGTACGAGCCGATACAGGAGGCGATTGCTGTCGGTATCAGACTGCCCGACGTATCGGACGACGAAATCAAGCTCAATGTAACGCTTAAAAAGGGAGCGGAATTCGATCCTGTGGAATTCTCCAAATGGATGGCCGAAAGAGCCCCTGTTTTCATGGTTCCTAGATTCATCGAGGTCTACGAGGACGGATTCCCGGTAACTGCGACGCAAAAAATCAGGGTCGCCGAAATTAAAGAAATAACGGAAAAAACCTGGGACAGGAATAAAACCGGCCTCAAATTCCGCGCGCGATGA
- a CDS encoding calcium/sodium antiporter: protein MNITTDVTLFIVGLVALFLGGEGLVRGASRLARILGINPVVIGLTIVAFGTSAPEFVVCLIAALKGSSDIVLGNIVGSNISNIGLILGLAALISPLLIQIKLVKVEVPVMIVISLVFYGMAWSLGIGRIGGAALFITLIGFGVYSYYDATREPYKVEREYEEFLGAKNGIGKQVLFLIIGLAGLVIGARFVVDSAISMARVFGVSELMISITAVAIGTSLPELSTSIVAALKKEHDIVVGNIIGSNIFNMGILGLVSVIHPISVSPGLLKFEFPVMIFMTILVFPIMRTGHRVSRIEGALLLIFYSAFIFMLFR from the coding sequence TTGAATATAACAACCGACGTCACTTTATTCATAGTGGGACTGGTGGCCCTTTTTCTGGGGGGCGAGGGTTTGGTGAGGGGAGCGTCTCGTCTGGCGCGCATCCTCGGGATTAATCCTGTCGTCATAGGGCTTACTATTGTCGCGTTCGGCACCTCCGCTCCCGAGTTCGTTGTGTGTCTGATAGCCGCCTTAAAGGGGTCGAGCGATATAGTGCTGGGCAATATAGTGGGAAGCAACATTTCGAATATAGGTCTTATCCTGGGGTTAGCGGCATTAATAAGCCCTTTATTAATTCAGATTAAGCTGGTAAAGGTCGAGGTTCCGGTGATGATCGTCATTTCTCTCGTGTTTTACGGGATGGCGTGGAGTCTCGGAATCGGACGAATCGGAGGAGCGGCCCTTTTTATCACATTGATAGGCTTCGGCGTTTATAGTTATTACGATGCCACTAGGGAACCATACAAGGTAGAGCGTGAGTATGAAGAGTTTCTGGGGGCAAAAAACGGCATAGGGAAACAGGTGCTTTTTTTGATTATCGGATTGGCGGGGCTCGTCATAGGCGCCCGTTTTGTTGTAGACTCCGCAATTTCAATGGCGAGGGTATTCGGGGTGAGCGAACTAATGATCAGCATAACCGCTGTCGCAATAGGGACATCCCTCCCCGAACTTTCTACATCCATCGTTGCCGCTCTGAAGAAGGAGCATGATATCGTGGTCGGCAATATCATAGGCAGCAATATATTCAACATGGGAATACTTGGACTTGTGTCGGTTATACATCCGATAAGCGTAAGTCCCGGGCTCTTAAAATTCGAGTTCCCGGTAATGATATTTATGACGATACTGGTCTTCCCTATTATGAGAACAGGGCATAGAGTAAGCAGGATCGAGGGGGCGTTGCTTCTGATATTTTACTCGGCCTTTATTTTTATGCTGTTCAGATAG
- a CDS encoding AMP-binding protein — MRLLFKPRDAKYLGDGNLPFGTFEDTTEWQPITKCLEMGAEQFPDKTMFRVGNGDGEIVESYSYKETNEWANRVANGLKDEFGIKKGDKVGMYMLNCSEYVASIIAIHKIGAVQVPINKDEKGERLAYVINYSETVALVVDPGSVPFLEEIAKDLKELKVIFMTGDPGSVPADIGGIKTLPFSTFDNFSNANPGVDVSTDDMERCMFTSGTTGMPKGVARDHGGVVMTVRSYLQQQGVRSEDVLMSILSLGHANAQVMCLFSAMGAGATAVFFPRFSASSFWKWAAGCDATCVNMLGAVAEYLWAAEPGDWDKKHKIRIMLGSPAPRNLQEFQERFGVRVIDGYGSTEMGMVLWKDPEDHRPGSSGFPMEGYYVELRDPQDQSKVLRPFWDPYEDPTPPEEAKGLVYIKPLVPHTTLNEYFKDERRTREAFDDDGFFNSDDLFARGIDGRYYFVGRFSRIRVSGENVDPIAVQDVAMQYEAIQEAVAVGIRLPNVSDDEIKLNVTLKQGAEFDPVEFSKWMAEKVMVAMVPRFIEVYEDGFPVTATQKIKVAEIKEITDKTWDRNKAGIKFSARK; from the coding sequence ATGCGTTTATTATTTAAACCTCGCGACGCAAAATACCTGGGTGATGGAAATCTTCCGTTCGGGACATTTGAGGACACAACAGAATGGCAGCCTATTACAAAGTGCCTTGAGATGGGGGCGGAACAATTCCCCGACAAAACCATGTTCAGAGTGGGAAATGGTGATGGGGAAATAGTTGAAAGCTATTCGTACAAGGAAACCAACGAATGGGCAAACAGGGTAGCAAACGGATTAAAAGACGAATTCGGCATCAAGAAGGGCGATAAAGTAGGTATGTACATGCTGAATTGCTCGGAATACGTTGCCTCGATCATTGCCATCCACAAAATAGGAGCCGTGCAGGTCCCTATCAATAAGGACGAAAAAGGTGAAAGGCTGGCATACGTGATCAACTATTCTGAAACGGTCGCGCTCGTTGTGGACCCGGGCAGTGTGCCTTTTCTTGAGGAGATCGCCAAGGATTTAAAAGAGCTTAAGGTGATATTCATGACAGGTGATCCCGGAAGCGTCCCGGCTGATATCGGGGGTATAAAAACTCTCCCATTCTCAACCTTCGATAACTTTTCAAATGCGAATCCCGGAGTCGACGTGTCAACCGACGATATGGAGAGATGCATGTTTACGTCCGGTACCACCGGAATGCCCAAGGGTGTGGCGAGAGACCACGGAGGAGTCGTTATGACCGTGCGTTCATATCTCCAGCAGCAAGGGGTAAGAAGCGAGGACGTATTGATGAGTATACTTTCCCTGGGGCATGCGAACGCTCAGGTTATGTGTCTATTCAGCGCAATGGGAGCGGGTGCGACGGCGGTGTTTTTCCCCAGATTCTCGGCGTCGAGCTTCTGGAAATGGGCCGCCGGGTGCGACGCGACCTGTGTTAACATGCTGGGAGCCGTAGCCGAGTATCTCTGGGCGGCGGAACCCGGTGATTGGGACAAAAAGCACAAGATCAGAATAATGCTGGGCTCGCCTGCGCCGAGAAACCTGCAGGAGTTTCAGGAGAGATTCGGAGTGAGGGTTATAGACGGGTACGGCTCGACCGAGATGGGAATGGTGCTCTGGAAAGACCCGGAGGATCACCGTCCGGGATCGTCCGGTTTCCCGATGGAGGGTTACTATGTGGAATTGAGGGACCCTCAGGACCAGAGCAAGGTGCTGAGGCCGTTCTGGGATCCGTATGAAGACCCCACACCGCCTGAAGAGGCAAAAGGTCTGGTATATATCAAACCTCTTGTACCGCATACGACTCTTAACGAATACTTCAAGGACGAGAGGAGAACGAGAGAGGCCTTTGACGACGACGGATTCTTCAATTCCGACGACCTTTTCGCGCGCGGAATAGACGGCAGATATTACTTTGTCGGAAGGTTCAGCAGAATAAGGGTGTCCGGGGAAAACGTTGACCCCATAGCTGTACAGGACGTGGCGATGCAATATGAAGCCATACAGGAAGCTGTGGCTGTCGGTATAAGGCTCCCCAATGTCTCGGATGACGAAATAAAACTGAACGTTACCTTGAAACAGGGAGCAGAATTCGATCCTGTGGAGTTCAGTAAGTGGATGGCCGAAAAGGTCATGGTAGCTATGGTTCCTAGGTTCATTGAGGTCTACGAAGACGGATTCCCTGTAACCGCCACACAGAAAATCAAGGTTGCGGAGATAAAAGAGATTACCGATAAGACATGGGATAGAAACAAAGCCGGGATCAAGTTCAGCGCTAGGAAGTAA
- the tadA gene encoding tRNA adenosine(34) deaminase TadA produces the protein MTHADDEKYMRLAIEQAEIAGRIGEVPIGAVIVDKSQRVVSRAHNLRESTNDPTAHAEIIAIKKAGEKLGSWRLDGTTIYVTVEPCVMCIGAIVLARTSRLVFGTRDPKAGAVVSVYKIGSDGKLNHKIEYTEGVSMSDCSNLLKDFFKSLR, from the coding sequence ATGACACACGCCGATGACGAAAAATACATGCGCCTGGCTATCGAACAAGCCGAGATAGCCGGGCGTATCGGTGAAGTTCCTATCGGCGCCGTCATAGTAGACAAGTCTCAAAGAGTAGTCTCCCGAGCGCATAATTTGCGGGAGAGCACCAACGATCCCACCGCGCATGCTGAAATAATCGCGATAAAGAAGGCTGGAGAAAAGCTCGGCAGCTGGCGGCTCGACGGAACCACAATCTACGTGACAGTCGAGCCCTGCGTAATGTGCATAGGGGCTATAGTGCTCGCCAGGACAAGCCGCCTTGTATTCGGAACGAGGGACCCGAAGGCGGGCGCGGTTGTCTCCGTGTACAAAATAGGCAGCGACGGTAAATTAAATCATAAGATTGAATATACCGAAGGCGTCTCTATGAGCGACTGCTCAAACCTTCTTAAGGATTTTTTTAAATCTCTCAGGTAA
- a CDS encoding zf-TFIIB domain-containing protein: MSKDKPTKTEDEYFVREEAEKAKRLKEKVSQEAALEERERIKGICYMKCPKCGGDLNEVVFRGISIDRCSVCSGVWLDNGELEKLAGEEDKSVIGDIIGLFAGKK, from the coding sequence ATGAGCAAGGATAAGCCTACTAAAACAGAAGACGAATATTTCGTCAGGGAAGAGGCGGAAAAAGCCAAAAGACTGAAAGAAAAGGTAAGCCAAGAGGCCGCTCTTGAGGAAAGGGAGAGGATTAAAGGGATATGCTATATGAAATGCCCCAAATGCGGCGGGGATCTAAATGAGGTTGTCTTCAGGGGTATAAGCATCGACCGGTGCAGCGTGTGCAGCGGTGTGTGGCTCGATAACGGGGAGCTTGAAAAATTGGCCGGAGAAGAGGATAAAAGCGTAATCGGGGATATCATAGGTTTATTCGCTGGAAAGAAATAA
- the jag gene encoding RNA-binding cell elongation regulator Jag/EloR, with the protein MGLAIEKEGKTVSEATISACEELGVARSEIDVEVLEEGSKGVLGIGGRKAKVRVTVKNENLSEKGLRSKKALEDILEYLVPTYSVSIRENPDKIKLDIRDTNDKGLLIGKRGDMIKALEYVVGKIAARSCSDGREKRVSIDVDGYKRRRDDKVTRLVKETAKKVRKMKKPVSLEPMSASERRIAYIALKRERGVSYETKMDKDQKRIIITPVTKGQ; encoded by the coding sequence ATGGGATTAGCAATAGAAAAAGAAGGGAAAACGGTTTCCGAAGCCACCATAAGCGCGTGTGAGGAATTAGGGGTAGCCAGAAGTGAAATTGATGTCGAGGTTCTGGAGGAGGGTTCCAAAGGTGTTTTGGGAATAGGGGGTAGAAAGGCAAAAGTCAGGGTTACTGTAAAGAATGAAAACCTGAGCGAAAAAGGGCTCAGGTCGAAAAAAGCGCTCGAAGATATTCTGGAATATTTAGTGCCGACTTATTCAGTCAGCATCAGAGAAAATCCTGATAAGATCAAACTCGATATCAGGGATACGAATGATAAGGGTCTCCTCATAGGGAAAAGGGGCGACATGATAAAAGCGCTCGAATACGTTGTCGGCAAGATTGCGGCTCGGTCGTGCAGTGACGGTAGGGAAAAAAGGGTGTCGATAGATGTGGACGGTTATAAAAGAAGGAGAGACGATAAGGTCACCAGGCTTGTTAAGGAAACGGCCAAGAAGGTACGAAAGATGAAAAAGCCCGTATCGCTAGAGCCTATGTCCGCTTCGGAACGGAGAATAGCGTACATCGCGCTAAAAAGAGAACGCGGCGTAAGCTATGAGACCAAAATGGATAAGGATCAAAAAAGAATTATTATAACTCCCGTAACTAAAGGGCAGTAA